One genomic region from Sphingobacterium multivorum encodes:
- a CDS encoding RagB/SusD family nutrient uptake outer membrane protein: MMKKLLTLAIASSLLFSSCEDMFEPALENNLEIETANSRPLYAQGLLLNGYNRIPSNSYSFDDVATDNAVSNDKNNTFLKTATGQWTSINNPFDQWRNSYSAIQYLNNFLSLTDQVEWAMEPKVSALFNDRMKGEAYGLRALFMFHLLQAHAGKSGTGEILGVPIHLTPETVNSDFNQPRASFEACMQQLYDDINKAEDLLPMDYENIASDSQVPVKYAGTVNANDYNRVFGSTFKLRMTKRIAQAIRARAALLAASPAYSEGSKTTWEQAAIYAGQVIQAKGGVSGIDPKGFTWYNKEVVDGLTSGSNPAEILWRTDKGNSNSMEQDHFPPTLFGRGRLNPTQNLVDAFPMENGYPIADANSAYNKANPYDKRDPRLKTYIIVNGATAGVSNSAINTTANSPTNDGLNKVETSTRTGYYLKKLLRQDVNLNPSSSTQQMHFNARIRMTEMYLAYAEAANEAWGPTGMGTFTFSAYDIIKAIRRRAGVGTNNGDPYLEQVKNNKDQMRQLIRNERRLELCFEGFRFWDLRRWKMDINVAAKGMSINNNNSYTEIPVENRLYENYMNYGPIPYSEVLKYSNLVQNIGWN, translated from the coding sequence ATGATGAAAAAACTATTAACGCTAGCCATCGCGAGCAGCCTGTTATTTTCTTCCTGCGAAGATATGTTTGAACCGGCTCTCGAGAATAATCTTGAAATTGAAACGGCCAATAGCCGCCCGTTATATGCTCAGGGATTGCTTTTAAACGGATACAACCGAATCCCAAGCAATAGCTACAGCTTTGATGACGTTGCGACCGACAATGCGGTGAGCAACGATAAGAACAATACATTTCTAAAAACGGCAACCGGCCAGTGGACAAGTATCAACAACCCCTTTGATCAATGGCGCAACAGCTATTCGGCCATACAATACCTGAACAATTTTCTGTCCTTAACAGACCAGGTTGAATGGGCCATGGAGCCAAAAGTTAGCGCCCTATTCAACGACCGGATGAAAGGCGAAGCCTATGGCCTTCGTGCACTGTTTATGTTCCATCTCCTACAGGCGCATGCCGGCAAGTCAGGCACTGGAGAGATATTGGGCGTTCCGATCCATTTGACTCCTGAGACCGTCAATTCGGATTTCAATCAACCCCGAGCCTCATTTGAAGCCTGTATGCAGCAATTGTACGACGACATCAACAAAGCAGAGGATCTATTGCCGATGGATTATGAAAATATAGCAAGCGATAGCCAGGTTCCAGTTAAATATGCAGGAACCGTAAACGCCAATGATTACAATCGCGTATTTGGCTCCACGTTTAAATTACGGATGACCAAGCGCATTGCACAGGCTATTCGTGCCAGGGCAGCGCTATTAGCAGCAAGTCCAGCATACAGTGAAGGGAGTAAAACGACCTGGGAGCAAGCCGCGATCTATGCGGGGCAGGTCATCCAAGCCAAAGGCGGTGTCAGTGGGATCGACCCTAAAGGATTTACCTGGTACAATAAAGAGGTGGTCGACGGTTTAACCTCCGGCTCCAATCCGGCCGAAATTCTTTGGCGTACAGACAAAGGAAATAGTAACAGTATGGAACAAGATCATTTTCCGCCAACATTATTCGGTAGAGGCCGACTCAACCCAACGCAGAACCTGGTCGATGCCTTCCCTATGGAAAATGGCTATCCCATTGCCGATGCCAATTCGGCCTACAATAAAGCCAATCCTTACGATAAACGGGATCCACGATTGAAGACCTATATCATTGTCAATGGTGCGACAGCAGGTGTGAGCAATTCAGCAATCAATACGACAGCCAATAGTCCGACCAATGACGGCTTGAACAAAGTCGAAACATCCACACGGACGGGTTATTACCTGAAAAAGCTCCTGCGTCAGGATGTCAACCTCAACCCCTCATCTTCTACGCAACAAATGCACTTCAACGCGCGTATACGCATGACGGAAATGTATCTGGCCTATGCCGAGGCGGCCAATGAAGCTTGGGGACCTACAGGTATGGGTACCTTTACGTTCTCGGCCTACGACATCATCAAAGCTATTCGCCGGCGTGCAGGTGTAGGCACCAACAATGGCGACCCTTACCTGGAGCAAGTCAAAAACAATAAAGATCAAATGCGGCAGCTGATCCGAAACGAACGCCGACTGGAGCTTTGCTTTGAAGGATTCCGGTTTTGGGATCTTCGCCGTTGGAAAATGGATATCAATGTCGCCGCCAAGGGCATGAGTATCAACAACAACAACAGCTATACCGAAATACCTGTCGAGAATAGACTCTATGAAAACTATATGAATTACGGCCCAATCCCGTACAGCGAGGTACTTAAATACAGCAATCTTGTACAAAATATAGGTTGGAATTAA
- a CDS encoding DUF5627 domain-containing protein: protein MKKINILYAMALVSLASCKNNDWEFPDFEFQSVYFAYQTPVRTVTLGEDIFDNSLDNQHKVKVMATTGGVYNNKKDIRIDFVVDNSLTNGLHYPNGQAVTALPDNYYQLASNQISIPSGSLTGGVEVQLTDAFFADPKSLETYYVLPLRMTKVVNADSILSGKTSLQTANRAIASDWDAAPKDFIFYALKYINPWHGNYLRRGTDQIVGKGANSSLTKSVVRHQAYVEKDEVKNISTAALKKSVLPLSFKGAGDVNINVNLNLSFDDDNNCSVSSASAGVSATGSGKFVKRGEKNSWGNADRDALYLSYTIDMAQMTVTSKDTLVMRDRSVKMETFTPVKK, encoded by the coding sequence ATGAAAAAAATCAATATCCTGTACGCAATGGCTTTAGTAAGTTTGGCGTCCTGCAAAAATAACGACTGGGAGTTCCCTGACTTTGAATTTCAATCGGTATACTTCGCTTATCAGACACCGGTCAGAACAGTGACCCTGGGCGAAGACATCTTTGACAATAGCCTCGACAACCAACATAAGGTCAAAGTCATGGCAACTACAGGCGGCGTGTACAACAACAAAAAAGATATTCGTATCGACTTCGTTGTCGACAACAGTCTCACAAATGGGCTTCACTACCCAAATGGGCAGGCTGTTACCGCACTGCCTGACAATTATTATCAGCTTGCCAGCAACCAGATCAGCATTCCCAGCGGTAGCCTCACGGGCGGTGTGGAGGTACAGCTAACCGACGCGTTTTTTGCCGACCCCAAGTCGTTGGAAACCTATTACGTTTTACCGCTCCGGATGACAAAGGTTGTCAATGCCGATTCAATACTCTCCGGTAAAACCTCATTACAGACTGCCAATAGGGCAATTGCATCCGACTGGGACGCTGCACCGAAAGATTTTATCTTCTATGCCCTCAAATATATCAATCCCTGGCATGGCAATTACCTTCGCCGCGGTACCGATCAGATCGTTGGCAAAGGCGCCAACAGTAGCTTGACAAAAAGCGTTGTCAGGCATCAGGCCTACGTCGAAAAAGATGAAGTCAAAAACATCAGTACGGCAGCACTTAAGAAATCAGTCTTGCCCCTATCTTTTAAAGGAGCAGGTGATGTCAATATCAATGTCAATCTGAACCTATCTTTTGACGACGACAACAATTGCAGTGTTAGCTCGGCTAGTGCCGGCGTATCAGCTACCGGAAGTGGAAAATTCGTCAAACGGGGTGAAAAAAACAGCTGGGGCAATGCAGACCGAGACGCACTATATCTATCCTACACGATCGATATGGCACAAATGACCGTCACAAGCAAGGATACCCTCGTTATGCGGGACCGATCCGTAAAAATGGAAACTTTTACGCCCGTCAAAAAGTAG
- a CDS encoding SusC/RagA family TonB-linked outer membrane protein: MKYKKLSIALCLGLSWIATTEGMAKESLNPTIGQYKNTHSTCSKTGLQDSIGKDSTTLVQVAFRKVQKKDLMGNVQSINIPQLLDKSYNTYSLENLDAFISGYNGNIWGMSGYLVLVDGFPRDANNVMPTEIDQISVLKGVNAIALYGSRAAKGVISINTKRGKAGGQQIKIRANSGINTAISYPQYLGSAEYMTLYNEARQNDGLSALYGAETIYQHAAGTNPFRYPNVDYYSSDYIKDHYNRYDATAEISGGNQRAQYYTNFGFWSEGSMLNFGQAKKNGGANRFNMRGNIDVKVNEMISLNVDASASFYMLKGVNADYWGAAAIARPHRFSPLIPIDMIEEGDINSMVYVNNSNFLIDGKYLLGGSQLDQTNAFANIYAGGTNRYLNRQFQFNTGLNFDLKNILEGLVFKTNLAVDYQSNYNQAYNNNYAVYQASWNNYDGKDRISSLTKYGDDRISGLQNISGSTYRQTIGLNGSLNFNRTYDNNHHLSAILLANAFQIAASGSYHKLSNANLGLQLGYNYSGKYYVDFSSAYSHSAKLPQGNRQALSPTLALAWRLSKENFLVNSKVVNDLRLSASAGILNTDLDISDYFLYQGYYTYNNGAWYSWADGALVHSFDRRRGDNPNMKFPKRKELNISLEGGLYNNLITFNTSYFFNRMSGGLVQAATQYPMYFTTGWPVYSDLPFINYNSDERRGVDFGVNLNKQLNQTFVSLGLNGMYYTTKAVKRDELYQFSYQNKAGKPLDALWGLQHDGFYMSQSDIDNSAFSSFGEVKPGDIKYKDQNGDGTIDTRDEVYLGKGGWSGAPLTLGLNLTVKWNNFTLFAAATGQFGAKAMKNSSYFWVDAEDKYSVVVRDRWTESTKETATYPRLTTFNSDNNFRSSDFWLYKTDRINLSKVQLSYDFPKRILSSKFIHELGIYANGSNLLMIAKEKEIMQLNIGQAPQTRFFNVGLKALF, from the coding sequence ATGAAGTACAAAAAATTAAGTATAGCACTATGTCTTGGATTAAGCTGGATCGCCACCACGGAAGGAATGGCCAAAGAATCGCTTAATCCAACCATTGGACAATATAAAAATACACATTCAACATGTTCGAAAACTGGTCTTCAGGATAGTATCGGCAAAGACAGTACAACACTTGTACAAGTTGCTTTCCGAAAAGTTCAGAAAAAAGACCTCATGGGCAATGTCCAGTCCATCAACATCCCACAATTGCTCGACAAGAGTTACAACACCTACAGTCTGGAAAATCTCGATGCCTTTATTTCCGGATATAACGGTAATATCTGGGGGATGAGCGGTTATCTGGTCTTAGTGGATGGATTTCCGCGCGACGCCAATAACGTTATGCCGACCGAGATCGATCAGATCAGTGTCCTAAAAGGAGTCAATGCCATTGCACTCTATGGTAGTCGGGCGGCAAAAGGAGTAATCAGCATTAACACCAAACGCGGAAAAGCTGGGGGTCAGCAGATAAAAATCAGGGCCAATAGCGGTATCAATACGGCGATCAGTTATCCGCAATACCTGGGCTCTGCCGAATATATGACGTTATACAACGAGGCCCGGCAAAATGACGGTCTCTCGGCACTCTACGGTGCCGAAACCATCTACCAACATGCAGCCGGAACAAACCCTTTCCGCTACCCAAATGTTGATTATTATTCCTCGGACTATATCAAGGATCATTATAATCGCTACGATGCCACCGCCGAAATCTCAGGCGGAAATCAGCGGGCACAATATTATACCAACTTTGGTTTTTGGTCCGAAGGGTCTATGCTCAATTTTGGACAGGCCAAGAAAAATGGTGGTGCCAATCGATTTAATATGCGTGGCAACATCGACGTCAAAGTCAATGAAATGATCTCGCTCAATGTGGACGCTTCGGCCAGCTTTTACATGTTAAAAGGAGTCAACGCAGATTATTGGGGAGCAGCCGCCATCGCTAGGCCGCATCGCTTCTCCCCACTCATCCCGATCGATATGATCGAAGAAGGTGACATCAATTCGATGGTGTATGTCAACAATAGTAATTTTCTCATCGATGGTAAATACCTTCTGGGGGGAAGTCAGCTGGATCAGACCAATGCCTTTGCTAACATTTATGCCGGTGGCACCAACCGCTATCTCAACCGCCAGTTTCAATTCAATACAGGTTTGAATTTTGACTTGAAAAATATCCTGGAAGGATTGGTTTTCAAAACCAACCTCGCCGTGGACTATCAGTCCAATTACAATCAGGCCTACAACAACAATTATGCAGTATATCAAGCTTCATGGAACAACTATGACGGAAAAGATCGAATCAGTAGCCTTACAAAATATGGGGATGACCGCATTTCGGGCTTGCAAAACATCAGCGGCAGCACCTATCGGCAGACCATCGGACTCAATGGATCCTTAAACTTTAACCGCACCTACGATAACAACCACCATCTTTCGGCAATCCTATTGGCCAATGCATTTCAGATCGCTGCCTCCGGCAGTTACCATAAACTCAGTAATGCCAACCTAGGGCTACAGTTAGGCTACAACTATTCCGGTAAATATTATGTTGATTTTAGTAGCGCCTATAGCCATTCGGCAAAATTACCGCAGGGGAACAGACAGGCCCTCTCCCCGACATTAGCCCTTGCCTGGCGCCTGTCAAAAGAAAACTTTCTTGTCAATAGCAAAGTTGTCAATGACCTAAGATTGTCCGCTTCGGCGGGGATCTTAAACACAGATCTGGACATTAGCGATTATTTCCTGTATCAAGGCTATTATACCTACAACAATGGGGCCTGGTATAGCTGGGCGGATGGCGCATTGGTGCACTCTTTTGACCGACGGAGAGGCGACAATCCAAACATGAAATTTCCAAAACGCAAGGAACTTAACATCAGCCTTGAAGGTGGACTTTACAATAACTTGATCACTTTCAATACATCCTACTTTTTTAACCGCATGAGCGGTGGTTTGGTGCAAGCGGCAACGCAATACCCGATGTATTTTACGACAGGTTGGCCTGTTTATTCGGATCTTCCCTTTATCAATTACAACAGTGACGAACGGCGGGGTGTAGACTTTGGAGTCAATCTGAACAAACAGTTAAACCAAACTTTTGTATCACTGGGACTCAATGGGATGTACTATACGACAAAGGCCGTAAAAAGGGACGAACTTTATCAGTTTAGCTATCAAAATAAAGCCGGGAAACCGCTCGATGCATTATGGGGTTTACAGCATGATGGTTTTTATATGAGCCAGTCCGACATTGACAATTCGGCCTTCTCTTCATTTGGTGAAGTAAAACCGGGTGATATTAAGTATAAAGACCAAAACGGGGACGGCACGATTGATACGCGTGACGAAGTTTATCTGGGCAAAGGCGGATGGAGCGGAGCTCCACTTACATTAGGACTCAACCTGACGGTCAAATGGAACAACTTCACCCTTTTTGCTGCCGCTACGGGCCAGTTTGGTGCCAAGGCCATGAAAAACAGTTCTTACTTTTGGGTAGATGCGGAGGATAAATATTCCGTGGTCGTGCGCGACCGCTGGACAGAGTCGACCAAAGAAACCGCTACTTATCCACGCCTAACTACCTTCAACAGTGATAACAACTTTCGAAGCTCAGATTTTTGGCTTTATAAGACGGATCGCATCAACCTGTCCAAAGTGCAGCTTTCCTACGATTTCCCCAAACGTATACTCAGTTCCAAATTTATCCATGAATTAGGTATTTACGCCAACGGATCCAATCTGTTGATGATTGCAAAGGAAAAAGAAATCATGCAATTGAATATCGGACAAGCGCCTCAAACGCGATTTTTCAACGTCGGCCTAAAGGCTCTATTTTAA
- a CDS encoding endo-1,4-beta-xylanase produces the protein MKKINKTIVILLSLGTVWSSCSKYQPLEFAVDKPQEVLAQEDINAYNPLKTYLDKQANPAFKLGVALNMNDYFNKGVLYRLANRNFEEMVMGYEMKHGSIVQADGSLNLSRVEQLITAAQENNMALYGHTLCWHSGQNAAYLNKLIAPVVIPGSGGPALAGHALKMSNPSFVNAWEAQTATDINPTEIGKEYVLKIVARGSKAGNIGIDLQSTSNYTGDNMGSLALTTSYKEYELKVTATAARNRFIINFGQYDGTIFIDKVVLTKTGSSASLIANSDFENNIDGWFGWGNNSSRAQSANGEGYGSPGGSTIEKTPAEKEAILAKALETFIAGMLEKTKGYIKAWDVVNEPMSDWPDQYALKTGVGKTDLADDEFYWQDYLGKDYAVKAFQFARKYGNANDLLFINDYGLEGSGNKCKGLIAYVGYIEGKGAKVDGIGTQMHIDINTSKDQIVSMFNLLAATGKLIKVSELDIGLGNGIKTSNATAEMYQKQADLYKFVIEKYLEIIPKDKQYGITLWSPLDSPDQEGSFWRRGEPIGLWTEGFVRKPAYQAVAEALSAKK, from the coding sequence ATGAAAAAAATCAATAAAACTATCGTCATCCTACTTTCGCTCGGCACTGTCTGGAGTTCCTGCTCCAAATATCAACCCTTGGAATTTGCTGTTGATAAACCGCAGGAAGTGCTGGCGCAGGAAGATATAAATGCCTACAATCCCCTGAAAACTTATTTAGACAAACAGGCAAACCCCGCATTTAAACTTGGTGTCGCGCTCAATATGAACGATTATTTTAATAAAGGAGTACTCTACCGCTTGGCTAATCGTAATTTCGAAGAAATGGTGATGGGCTATGAAATGAAGCATGGTTCCATTGTGCAAGCCGACGGAAGCCTGAATCTATCTCGTGTAGAACAGCTGATCACAGCTGCACAGGAAAACAACATGGCACTTTATGGCCACACGTTGTGCTGGCATTCGGGACAGAATGCCGCCTATCTGAATAAGTTAATCGCTCCTGTGGTTATACCAGGTTCTGGAGGACCAGCTCTAGCGGGACATGCACTAAAAATGAGCAATCCCTCTTTTGTCAATGCCTGGGAAGCACAGACAGCCACAGACATTAACCCAACGGAAATAGGGAAAGAATATGTATTGAAGATTGTAGCCCGGGGCAGTAAAGCGGGCAACATTGGTATCGATCTGCAGAGCACCTCCAATTATACGGGCGACAATATGGGTTCATTGGCATTAACAACAAGCTACAAAGAATACGAACTCAAAGTCACCGCAACTGCAGCGCGTAACCGTTTTATCATCAATTTTGGTCAATATGATGGAACTATTTTCATCGACAAAGTCGTGCTGACAAAAACAGGTAGTTCGGCAAGCCTTATTGCCAACAGTGATTTTGAAAACAATATTGATGGCTGGTTTGGCTGGGGAAACAATTCCTCCAGAGCGCAGTCCGCCAATGGCGAAGGTTATGGAAGCCCTGGGGGCAGCACGATCGAGAAAACCCCTGCCGAGAAAGAAGCCATTCTCGCGAAAGCGCTGGAGACATTTATTGCCGGCATGCTTGAGAAAACCAAAGGCTACATCAAGGCTTGGGACGTAGTCAACGAACCGATGTCCGACTGGCCCGACCAATATGCCCTAAAGACGGGAGTCGGCAAAACCGATCTGGCGGATGATGAATTCTACTGGCAGGATTATTTGGGTAAAGATTATGCCGTGAAAGCCTTCCAGTTTGCCCGCAAATATGGTAATGCCAATGATCTCCTTTTCATCAATGACTATGGCTTGGAAGGCAGTGGCAACAAATGTAAAGGGCTCATCGCCTATGTCGGCTACATCGAAGGCAAAGGGGCCAAAGTGGATGGAATCGGCACCCAGATGCACATCGATATCAATACCAGTAAAGACCAAATCGTCAGCATGTTCAATCTATTGGCCGCAACAGGCAAGCTGATTAAAGTGTCTGAGCTCGATATCGGCCTTGGAAACGGCATAAAGACCAGCAATGCAACAGCTGAAATGTATCAGAAACAGGCTGACTTATACAAGTTTGTCATTGAGAAATACCTCGAGATCATTCCCAAGGATAAACAGTACGGTATCACCCTATGGAGCCCGTTGGATAGTCCAGACCAAGAGGGTTCATTCTGGCGACGTGGAGAGCCCATCGGCTTATGGACCGAAGGATTTGTTCGAAAGCCAGCCTATCAGGCTGTTGCTGAGGCATTGTCAGCTAAAAAATAA